One region of Aminobacterium colombiense DSM 12261 genomic DNA includes:
- a CDS encoding MurR/RpiR family transcriptional regulator — translation MLRERITAKINELSPGHRKVARFILEKPREAAFLTASQLGAHVGVSEATVIRFAYTLGLSGYQELHQSISHMLIDDLSTLARLEKYRSSGKKGIFGTAMDKDINAMKMAQFRLDEKVLLDLAKTFVEAPAVYIAGYRSSYTLAYYLSFYLSWLLPAVKLMPLDSPYELLVNAPRESVVVGISFPRYSTWTVDVLRRAQEHNLKTVAITDEHTSPLANHALHILAVPYSPISFIDSFAAPMSVLNCIILSISQQLGDQVTSLFETFEQYWKEQNLYEPPML, via the coding sequence ATGTTAAGAGAGCGCATTACAGCAAAAATCAACGAATTGTCTCCGGGACACCGAAAAGTAGCGCGCTTTATTCTTGAAAAACCGCGGGAAGCGGCTTTTTTAACAGCCTCTCAGCTCGGAGCCCATGTGGGAGTCAGCGAAGCCACTGTGATACGTTTCGCCTACACGCTGGGACTCTCAGGGTATCAGGAACTCCACCAATCCATAAGCCACATGCTGATAGATGACCTCTCAACCCTTGCCCGTCTAGAAAAATATCGGTCATCAGGAAAAAAGGGAATCTTTGGCACGGCTATGGATAAAGATATTAACGCCATGAAAATGGCTCAATTCCGTCTCGATGAAAAAGTGCTTCTCGATCTGGCAAAGACTTTTGTTGAAGCCCCCGCCGTCTATATTGCCGGTTATCGCAGCTCTTATACTCTTGCCTATTACCTTTCCTTCTATCTATCATGGCTTTTGCCGGCAGTGAAGCTCATGCCCCTGGACTCTCCCTATGAATTGCTCGTAAATGCCCCTAGAGAAAGCGTAGTTGTAGGGATAAGCTTTCCAAGATACTCTACGTGGACAGTAGATGTGCTCCGTCGAGCCCAAGAACATAATTTAAAAACCGTTGCCATTACCGACGAACACACAAGTCCTTTGGCAAATCATGCCCTCCACATACTTGCTGTTCCTTATTCCCCCATTTCTTTTATCGATTCTTTTGCGGCCCCTATGAGTGTTTTGAACTGCATCATTCTCAGCATCTCTCAGCAGCTTGGTGACCAGGTAACTTCCCTTTTTGAGACTTTTGAGCAGTACTGGAAAGAACAAAATCTATACGAGCCGCCCATGCTCTGA